In one Umezawaea sp. Da 62-37 genomic region, the following are encoded:
- a CDS encoding DUF3558 family protein — translation MPTAEQSPPVYRGTHHPDPARPRHRTGKCPPPRRKRIAAGTRALLSRGTIALALVLFGCGTVLPGSPVPANITTTTATPTRITTLDLTGIQGCPLARTDWDTFFITQDGEITTRDKAPRGMDCGYATSVGYFGFLFNVTDGVDYWTRTPATETIDQVDPVDGFPTFQRANGLDKNRCDLILDVADGQALDVYASIDARSVSRLPPKCETARRLAERALTTLRP, via the coding sequence ATGCCCACAGCTGAGCAGTCGCCACCGGTATACCGCGGAACCCACCACCCAGACCCGGCACGCCCACGACACCGGACCGGTAAATGCCCTCCCCCAAGGCGGAAGCGGATCGCGGCGGGCACACGAGCCCTGCTCAGCCGCGGCACGATCGCACTCGCACTCGTCCTGTTCGGCTGCGGCACGGTGCTTCCGGGCTCACCGGTTCCCGCGAACATCACCACGACCACCGCCACACCCACCAGGATCACCACCCTGGACCTCACCGGCATCCAAGGCTGCCCGCTCGCGCGGACCGACTGGGACACGTTCTTCATCACCCAGGACGGGGAGATCACCACTCGCGACAAAGCACCGCGGGGTATGGACTGCGGATACGCCACCTCGGTCGGCTATTTCGGATTCCTGTTCAACGTCACCGACGGCGTCGACTACTGGACCCGCACCCCGGCCACCGAGACGATTGACCAAGTGGACCCGGTCGACGGGTTCCCGACCTTCCAACGCGCCAACGGCCTGGACAAGAATCGGTGCGACCTGATCCTCGACGTCGCCGACGGCCAAGCACTCGACGTCTACGCCAGCATCGACGCACGCTCGGTGAGCCGGTTACCTCCCAAGTGCGAGACCGCCCGCAGGCTCGCCGAGCGCGCACTCACCACGCTGAGGCCATGA
- a CDS encoding helix-turn-helix domain-containing protein, with translation MTDMTSNAMNGHVTGTLIQARGITLHLPPPPALPVPAQLPRPAARRPVDRVVESARLTRWHSTGQADLVVVTGDAGIGKTTLTLWWATTQADTFVDGRLHADFAAEPDLTGEVVLRRWLRALGIAPTAIPSHPVEVAALWRSLTHDRHLLLVLDGAHTADQVLPLLPASPHALTLVTTRHHLPELITAGARPLHLGVLPSHAARDLLAAFAGQTRAAREPEHLHRLAALCQGHPLTAVLLGGHLAAHPELPIAAVVDHAHTLTALSWSIAMRMADHDLPPADRDLLGVLRHVGGPGLSADTVGMLDLSDHDVDRALRRLVDRGLLQQVTDPTGAVRYPATPAPEAVNDDTPVDQSGSSGDSSPTLSQPVTQALTRLVAHYAGLMSSIAETLEPGKHAYSPLRQSATPFSDRGAARTVFDREHRTAMTMLPLAVDLGLPDFAWQLGEALWIPLRSGRHTEDVLTSQTLAAHAAHHLEHPYESTALARIAWAQSWLGRPADALVNVEQATAVARHHDDDRALATALSVWAQALIADDQLEAAVAMFDRCIDLDIRTGARPWVLGLRLRQQAPVLNSLGRPDQACRAARFAVGLILGDPRPRGFEAARALIVHAEILLDLGLVQLADDALIHADTLLDPDADRVHHADVQALLWQSATRLGHPDAEQHRARAIAAYDLAGHPQRAAELREHPDTAVPPAVAGHSDPPPSDGNREQGTRR, from the coding sequence ATGACCGACATGACGTCCAACGCGATGAACGGTCACGTCACGGGCACCCTGATCCAGGCGCGTGGCATCACCCTGCACCTGCCGCCGCCCCCGGCGCTGCCGGTTCCCGCGCAACTGCCCCGACCGGCGGCGCGACGCCCAGTCGACCGCGTCGTGGAGAGCGCCCGGTTGACCCGGTGGCACAGCACCGGGCAAGCGGATCTGGTGGTGGTCACCGGAGACGCCGGGATCGGCAAGACCACGCTGACCCTGTGGTGGGCCACAACCCAGGCCGACACCTTCGTCGACGGTCGGTTGCACGCCGACTTCGCCGCAGAACCCGACCTGACCGGCGAGGTGGTGCTGCGGCGCTGGCTACGCGCGCTGGGCATCGCGCCCACCGCGATCCCGTCGCACCCGGTCGAAGTGGCCGCGTTGTGGCGGTCGCTGACCCACGACCGGCACCTGTTGTTGGTCCTGGACGGCGCACACACCGCCGACCAGGTGCTGCCGTTGCTACCCGCCTCTCCACACGCCCTGACCCTGGTCACCACCCGCCACCACCTGCCCGAGCTGATCACCGCCGGCGCACGACCACTGCACCTGGGCGTACTGCCCTCGCACGCCGCCAGGGACCTGCTGGCCGCCTTCGCAGGCCAGACCCGTGCCGCCCGCGAACCCGAACACCTCCACCGGCTGGCCGCACTCTGCCAAGGCCACCCGCTCACCGCCGTGTTGCTCGGCGGCCACCTGGCGGCACACCCCGAACTGCCCATCGCCGCGGTGGTCGACCACGCCCACACCCTGACCGCCTTGTCCTGGAGCATCGCCATGCGCATGGCCGACCACGACCTACCGCCCGCCGACCGGGATCTTCTCGGCGTACTACGACACGTCGGTGGTCCCGGCCTGTCTGCCGATACGGTCGGGATGCTCGACCTGTCCGACCACGATGTCGACCGGGCCCTGCGACGGCTGGTCGATCGGGGTCTGCTCCAGCAGGTCACCGACCCGACCGGAGCGGTCCGCTATCCGGCTACTCCCGCGCCGGAAGCGGTCAACGACGACACACCGGTTGACCAGTCGGGTTCGAGCGGCGACTCGTCGCCCACTCTGTCCCAGCCCGTGACCCAGGCCCTCACCCGACTGGTCGCGCACTACGCCGGACTGATGTCCTCGATCGCCGAGACCTTGGAGCCGGGCAAACACGCCTACTCCCCGCTGCGACAGTCCGCGACCCCTTTCTCCGACCGCGGAGCCGCTCGCACGGTGTTCGACCGCGAGCACCGCACCGCCATGACCATGCTGCCGCTCGCCGTCGATCTGGGGCTGCCGGACTTCGCGTGGCAGCTCGGCGAGGCCCTGTGGATACCGCTGCGCTCCGGCAGGCACACCGAGGACGTCCTGACCTCCCAGACCCTGGCCGCCCATGCCGCCCACCACCTCGAGCACCCCTACGAATCCACCGCACTGGCACGCATCGCATGGGCACAAAGCTGGTTGGGCCGCCCCGCAGACGCCTTGGTGAATGTCGAACAGGCGACCGCCGTGGCTAGACACCACGATGACGACCGGGCGCTGGCCACCGCGCTGTCGGTCTGGGCACAGGCACTGATCGCCGACGACCAACTCGAGGCCGCGGTCGCCATGTTCGACCGCTGCATCGACCTCGACATCCGCACCGGCGCCCGGCCCTGGGTGCTCGGCCTGCGGTTGCGGCAGCAGGCCCCGGTGTTGAACAGCCTGGGACGCCCGGACCAAGCGTGCCGGGCCGCACGATTCGCGGTCGGGCTGATCCTCGGCGACCCACGCCCCCGCGGGTTCGAGGCGGCACGGGCGTTGATCGTGCACGCCGAGATCCTGCTCGACCTCGGCCTGGTCCAACTCGCCGACGACGCGTTGATCCACGCGGACACGCTCCTGGATCCCGACGCCGACCGCGTCCACCACGCCGACGTGCAAGCACTGCTGTGGCAGAGCGCCACCAGGCTGGGACATCCCGATGCCGAACAACACCGCGCCCGCGCTATCGCCGCCTACGACCTCGCGGGCCACCCCCAACGCGCCGCCGAGCTGCGGGAGCACCCCGACACCGCAGTACCCCCTGCCGTCGCCGGACACAGTGACCCGCCGCCATCCGACGGGAATCGCGAACAGGGGACCAGGCGATGA
- a CDS encoding helix-turn-helix domain-containing protein, whose amino-acid sequence MPIDRSAILLQGPSRQLLAGCLRGRYDAGASIRTLTRGVGSYGFVRDLLVEAETEFRPGGEILRRFARRSAEDVIAEMVAGHPCPCRLHSKNPWQLLAEFVDERAQAAARELRCAS is encoded by the coding sequence ATGCCGATAGATCGATCCGCCATCCTGCTCCAGGGTCCCTCGCGTCAACTGTTGGCGGGTTGCCTTCGTGGGCGCTACGACGCCGGAGCCAGCATCCGCACCCTGACACGAGGGGTGGGCAGCTATGGGTTCGTCCGCGATTTGTTGGTCGAAGCCGAGACGGAATTCCGGCCCGGTGGCGAGATCTTGCGCAGGTTCGCACGCCGATCCGCCGAGGATGTGATCGCGGAGATGGTTGCCGGACATCCGTGCCCATGCCGTCTTCACTCCAAGAATCCTTGGCAGCTGCTCGCGGAGTTCGTGGACGAGAGGGCTCAGGCAGCCGCTCGGGAACTTCGGTGTGCCTCGTGA
- a CDS encoding helix-turn-helix domain-containing protein codes for MAQEGEFRDRYEKGEAVAAIATSVGKSRNFVKNRIVKAGGTLRPMLSPEQRRKLGARLRAGYEKGATIAELTTPDIGSESQVRKLLHEAGTTMRPPSRRRKKTDHCPTCTCGQPQDSGERSAIEDSDSSDVAPQRTPVQEGVPGESAVRS; via the coding sequence GTGGCCCAGGAAGGCGAGTTTCGGGACCGTTACGAGAAGGGTGAGGCGGTCGCGGCCATCGCGACGAGCGTCGGGAAGTCACGCAATTTCGTGAAGAACCGCATCGTGAAAGCCGGTGGCACATTGCGTCCGATGCTCTCACCAGAGCAACGCCGGAAGCTGGGCGCCCGGTTGCGAGCTGGATACGAGAAGGGAGCGACCATCGCCGAGCTGACCACACCGGACATCGGATCCGAATCCCAGGTTCGCAAGCTGCTCCACGAAGCGGGCACCACGATGCGCCCTCCCTCCAGACGCCGGAAGAAGACCGACCATTGCCCGACGTGTACCTGCGGTCAGCCGCAAGACTCAGGTGAGAGATCGGCGATCGAGGATTCCGATTCATCCGACGTCGCACCACAGCGCACACCCGTACAGGAAGGAGTTCCGGGTGAGTCCGCGGTTCGATCCTGA
- a CDS encoding helix-turn-helix domain-containing protein, giving the protein MGAQRETPAAKCRYPYDDGEPVQEIATLIGRSSGFVKRSIEEAGGTSRSTTNQPKRTTVHRHELAARLRRRYGQGASTKDLATWKVGSTSYVRTLVHEAGEDDASARPGLTSGPGSPPPDATQPKRRRPVTGSVRAGEGCGHGKLEAVDRGRRSRHCPHRSRHDRPHA; this is encoded by the coding sequence ATGGGCGCCCAACGAGAAACACCGGCGGCGAAGTGTCGGTATCCCTACGACGACGGTGAGCCCGTCCAAGAGATCGCCACCCTCATAGGACGATCGTCCGGCTTCGTGAAGCGGTCGATCGAGGAGGCCGGAGGGACTTCGCGATCCACCACGAATCAACCCAAACGAACCACGGTGCACCGGCATGAACTCGCCGCCCGACTGCGGCGCCGATACGGACAGGGAGCATCCACAAAGGACCTTGCCACATGGAAGGTCGGATCGACCAGCTATGTCCGCACGCTTGTTCATGAGGCAGGGGAAGATGATGCGTCCGCGCGGCCAGGTCTCACGTCAGGACCAGGCTCGCCACCTCCGGATGCGACTCAACCGAAGCGACGACGACCGGTGACCGGATCCGTTAGAGCAGGGGAGGGCTGTGGGCACGGAAAGCTCGAGGCCGTAGATCGAGGCCGTAGATCGAGGCACTGTCCACACAGGAGTCGCCATGACCGCCCTCACGCTTGA
- a CDS encoding helix-turn-helix transcriptional regulator, producing the protein MTAPERSQLARDRLSSELRRLRTEARMTGTATAQATGMSQSKLSKIENSMLLPSVIDVKRLVAELSATRQTRLELVELARQLHAELETRRVVLHRGAHRHQQAVTRIETRATTSRFFQLAGVPSLLQSENYLRVVLAATPHHEPDTAVTILRTRHARLDDPNKKFVFLLTESALRWRIGTADLMCDQIDHLTLIMRRPNVQLGVVPWSADANMVAPHGFQVYDERAVTVSVLTGNAMITDAHDVREYVSLFSRLERLAARGDQLKALLSRISKDHRRLG; encoded by the coding sequence GTGACGGCACCGGAACGATCGCAACTGGCACGGGACCGACTGTCGAGTGAGTTACGCAGGCTGCGGACCGAGGCCCGGATGACCGGTACGGCCACGGCGCAAGCGACCGGTATGAGCCAGTCGAAACTGTCCAAGATCGAAAACAGCATGCTGCTGCCGTCCGTCATCGACGTGAAACGACTCGTCGCGGAGCTATCCGCCACCAGGCAGACCCGATTGGAACTGGTCGAACTGGCCAGACAGCTGCATGCCGAACTCGAGACCAGACGGGTGGTCCTGCACCGCGGGGCCCACCGCCACCAACAGGCCGTCACCCGTATCGAGACCCGCGCCACCACCAGCCGCTTCTTCCAACTCGCCGGAGTCCCCTCGCTACTGCAGAGCGAGAACTACCTCCGTGTCGTACTGGCCGCCACGCCACACCATGAGCCGGACACCGCTGTCACCATCCTACGAACCCGACACGCCCGACTCGACGACCCGAACAAGAAGTTCGTCTTCCTGCTCACCGAAAGCGCCCTGCGGTGGCGGATCGGCACCGCGGACCTCATGTGCGACCAGATCGACCACCTCACCCTGATCATGCGCAGACCCAACGTGCAACTGGGCGTCGTGCCCTGGTCGGCGGACGCGAACATGGTCGCCCCGCACGGGTTCCAGGTCTACGACGAGCGCGCCGTGACGGTCAGCGTGCTCACCGGGAACGCCATGATCACCGACGCGCACGACGTCCGCGAGTACGTCTCGCTGTTCAGCAGGCTGGAAAGGTTGGCAGCTCGCGGTGATCAACTCAAAGCGCTGCTGTCCCGTATCTCCAAAGACCACCGCCGGCTCGGCTGA
- a CDS encoding helix-turn-helix domain-containing protein, which yields MTEFKKSARITGATRTKLGADLKKKYEKGASIRALAGSIGRSYGFVHGVLGEPGVSLRARGGATRTKKH from the coding sequence ATGACCGAATTCAAGAAAAGTGCCCGTATCACCGGAGCCACCCGGACCAAGCTGGGCGCCGACCTGAAGAAGAAGTACGAGAAGGGCGCCAGCATCCGTGCCCTGGCCGGATCCATCGGGCGGTCCTACGGCTTCGTGCATGGCGTGCTCGGCGAGCCCGGTGTGAGCCTGCGCGCACGTGGCGGCGCTACACGCACCAAGAAGCACTGA